From a single Paraburkholderia sp. D15 genomic region:
- the trxA gene encoding thioredoxin TrxA: MSENIKHISDASFEQDVVRSDKPVLLDFWAEWCGPCKMIAPILDEVAKDYADRLQIAKINVDEHQSTPVKFGVRGIPTLILFKNGVVAAQKVGALSKSQLTAFLDGNL, encoded by the coding sequence ATGAGCGAAAACATCAAGCATATTAGCGACGCATCGTTTGAACAGGACGTCGTGAGATCCGATAAACCCGTGCTGCTCGATTTCTGGGCCGAATGGTGCGGTCCGTGCAAGATGATCGCGCCGATCCTCGACGAAGTCGCGAAGGATTATGCCGATCGCCTGCAAATCGCCAAGATCAACGTCGACGAACACCAATCGACGCCGGTCAAGTTCGGCGTGCGCGGTATCCCAACGCTGATCCTGTTCAAGAACGGTGTCGTTGCTGCGCAGAAAGTCGGCGCACTGTCGAAGTCGCAACTCACCGCGTTCCTCGACGGCAATCTGTAA
- the rho gene encoding transcription termination factor Rho — MHLSELKTLHVSELIEMANGLEIESANRLRKQELMFAILKKRAKTGDTIFGDGTLEVLPDGFGFLRSPETSYLASTDDIYISPSQIRRFNLHTGDTIEGEVRTPKDGERYFALVKVDKVNGQPPEASKHKIMFENLTPLHPNKVLLLEREMRGEENVTGRIIDMIAPIGKGQRGLLVASPKSGKTVMLQHIAHAIKQNHPDVVLFVLLIDERPEEVTEMQRSVAGEVIASTFDEPAARHVQVAEMVIEKAKRLVEMKNDVVILLDSITRLARAYNTVVPASGKVLTGGVDANALQRPKRFFGAARNIEEGGSLTIIGTALIETGSRMDDVIYEEFKGTGNMEVHLERRLAEKRVYPSINLNKSGTRREELLIKPEVLQKIWVLRKFIHDMDEVESMEFLLDKIRQTKSNSEFFDMMRRGGNS; from the coding sequence ATGCATTTATCCGAGCTTAAGACTCTGCACGTGTCCGAATTGATCGAGATGGCCAATGGCCTCGAGATCGAAAGTGCGAACCGCCTGCGCAAGCAGGAATTGATGTTCGCCATTCTAAAAAAACGAGCCAAAACGGGCGACACGATCTTCGGCGACGGCACGCTCGAAGTGCTGCCGGACGGCTTCGGCTTCCTGCGCTCCCCGGAAACGTCGTACCTGGCGAGCACGGACGACATCTATATCAGCCCGTCGCAAATCCGCCGCTTCAACCTGCATACGGGCGACACGATCGAAGGTGAAGTGCGTACGCCGAAAGACGGCGAGCGCTATTTCGCGCTGGTGAAGGTGGACAAGGTCAACGGCCAGCCGCCGGAAGCCTCGAAGCACAAGATCATGTTCGAAAACCTGACGCCGCTGCACCCGAACAAGGTGCTGCTGCTCGAACGCGAAATGCGTGGCGAGGAAAACGTCACGGGCCGCATCATCGACATGATCGCGCCGATCGGCAAGGGCCAGCGCGGCCTGCTGGTGGCATCGCCGAAATCCGGCAAGACGGTGATGCTTCAGCACATCGCGCATGCGATCAAGCAGAACCATCCCGACGTCGTGCTGTTCGTGCTGCTGATCGACGAACGCCCGGAAGAAGTGACGGAAATGCAGCGTTCGGTGGCCGGCGAAGTGATCGCCTCCACGTTCGACGAACCGGCCGCGCGTCACGTGCAGGTCGCCGAAATGGTGATCGAAAAAGCCAAGCGCCTCGTCGAAATGAAGAACGACGTGGTCATTCTGCTCGACTCGATCACGCGTCTCGCGCGCGCCTACAACACCGTCGTGCCGGCTTCCGGCAAGGTGCTGACCGGCGGTGTGGACGCCAACGCGCTGCAACGCCCGAAGCGCTTCTTCGGCGCCGCGCGCAACATCGAGGAAGGCGGTTCGCTGACCATCATCGGCACCGCGCTGATCGAAACCGGCAGCCGCATGGACGACGTGATCTACGAAGAGTTCAAGGGCACCGGCAATATGGAAGTGCACTTGGAACGCCGCCTCGCCGAGAAACGCGTCTATCCGTCGATCAACCTGAACAAGTCCGGCACGCGCCGCGAAGAACTGCTGATCAAGCCCGAAGTGCTGCAAAAGATCTGGGTGTTGCGCAAGTTCATTCACGACATGGACGAAGTCGAGTCGATGGAATTCCTGCTCGACAAGATCCGCCAGACGAAGAGCAACTCCGAGTTCTTCGACATGATGCGTCGCGGCGGCAACAGCTAA
- the dnaX gene encoding DNA polymerase III subunit gamma/tau, whose translation MTYQVLARKWRPKDFASLVGQEHVVRALTHALDGGRLHHAYLFTGTRGVGKTTLSRIFAKALNCETGVTSTPCGVCRACREIDEGRFVDYVEMDAASNRGVDEMAALLERAVYAPVDARFKVYMIDEVHMLTNHAFNAMLKTLEEPPAHVKFILATTDPQKIPVTVLSRCLQFNLKQMPAGHIVSHLEHILGEEKVPYEAQALRLLARAADGSMRDALSLTDQAIAYSANQVNEEAVRGMLGALDQSYLIRLLDALADGDGAAVLAVADEMALRSLSFSTALQDLASLLHRVAWAQFAPSSVLDEWPEAGDLRRFAETLSAEQVQLFYQIATIGRSELGLAPDEYAGFTMTLLRMLAFEPAPTGGGGGTVGSARAPGAAGAGGAKRAGAPVAAAQRGAAGASALAAPVASPVVRETPQVRGDAGENQRVVSAGVADASARDDERAAVVANAQPTPRQAPSAATDAQPHAIDSTPVSARVEVVVETASAAGEPGSGASETKSAVMQAVIENGAVADTASAMQTTSTATAETETATESVPDVPAQTASVVPAETASTAAGGTAPAPLAPWEDAPAGSESVAGEASATSNESASTTAHIAAIAGIDEVSNEQPASPPTAPAAAAFARAEEAASSVAQQEPPARQTSPVPAEAAPRRAGGASAALDVLRSAGLKVSSDRGRSAAAAAAPAPKPAAPRVVVPVPTPGAPRRAPQPDAASAAPAARTASPAQRNSAEPQNGSSIPPWDDMPPDDYMPLPASDDGYYGPPDDSYMPVFDSGPDDVRMNAAPAPSPAPVIDKRPLPPAVPLDPIGFTGDWPALAVDLPLKGISYQLAFNSELMALEGNTLKLNVPVPQYAEASQVAKLKAALAERLGRTVDVLVEVGAARRTAAAQDAATRAQRQQEAEREIGADPFVQSLIREFGASIVPGSIRPLTPDAGPAAAPPVH comes from the coding sequence ATGACCTATCAAGTTCTCGCACGCAAATGGCGGCCGAAGGATTTCGCTTCGCTCGTCGGACAGGAGCACGTGGTGCGCGCGCTCACGCACGCGCTCGACGGCGGCCGTCTGCACCATGCCTATCTGTTTACCGGTACGCGCGGTGTCGGCAAAACCACGCTGTCGCGCATCTTCGCCAAGGCGCTGAATTGCGAAACCGGTGTGACCTCCACGCCGTGCGGCGTGTGTCGCGCGTGCCGTGAAATCGACGAGGGACGTTTCGTCGATTATGTCGAGATGGATGCGGCGAGCAACCGCGGCGTCGACGAAATGGCGGCGCTGCTGGAGCGCGCGGTCTATGCGCCGGTCGACGCACGCTTCAAGGTCTACATGATCGACGAAGTGCACATGCTGACCAACCACGCCTTCAATGCGATGCTGAAGACGTTGGAAGAACCGCCCGCGCACGTCAAGTTCATTCTCGCCACCACCGACCCGCAGAAGATTCCGGTCACGGTGCTGTCGCGCTGCCTGCAGTTCAATCTGAAGCAGATGCCGGCCGGTCATATCGTGTCGCATCTCGAACATATCCTCGGCGAAGAGAAGGTGCCGTACGAAGCGCAGGCGCTGCGGCTGCTCGCGCGCGCGGCGGACGGTTCGATGCGCGACGCGCTGTCGCTGACCGACCAGGCCATCGCGTACTCGGCTAATCAGGTCAATGAAGAAGCGGTGCGCGGCATGCTCGGCGCGCTCGATCAAAGCTATCTGATCCGTCTGCTCGACGCGCTCGCGGATGGCGACGGCGCGGCGGTGCTCGCGGTCGCCGACGAGATGGCGCTGCGCAGTCTGTCGTTCTCGACGGCGCTGCAGGATCTGGCGAGCTTGCTGCACCGGGTCGCGTGGGCGCAGTTCGCGCCCTCGTCGGTGCTGGACGAGTGGCCGGAGGCGGGCGACCTGCGCCGTTTCGCGGAGACGCTGAGCGCCGAGCAGGTGCAGTTGTTCTATCAGATCGCGACGATCGGCCGGAGCGAACTGGGGCTCGCGCCCGACGAATACGCCGGCTTCACGATGACGTTGTTGCGCATGCTGGCGTTCGAGCCGGCGCCGACGGGCGGCGGGGGCGGCACGGTGGGTTCGGCGCGCGCGCCGGGGGCCGCGGGTGCGGGTGGAGCGAAGCGTGCCGGCGCGCCGGTCGCTGCCGCACAGCGAGGAGCGGCGGGGGCTTCGGCGCTGGCCGCGCCGGTCGCGAGTCCGGTGGTCCGTGAGACGCCGCAGGTTCGCGGCGATGCCGGAGAAAACCAGCGCGTGGTTTCCGCTGGCGTCGCCGATGCGTCCGCTCGCGATGATGAACGTGCAGCGGTGGTTGCAAACGCGCAGCCCACGCCTCGTCAGGCACCATCTGCCGCTACGGATGCTCAACCGCATGCTATCGATTCGACTCCGGTTTCCGCTCGCGTGGAAGTCGTGGTGGAAACGGCAAGCGCCGCCGGCGAGCCTGGAAGCGGTGCGAGTGAAACGAAATCGGCCGTGATGCAGGCGGTGATCGAGAACGGCGCCGTGGCGGATACAGCTTCCGCGATGCAAACCACGTCCACCGCTACCGCCGAAACAGAAACGGCAACTGAATCAGTCCCCGACGTTCCCGCACAAACGGCCAGTGTCGTCCCCGCGGAAACTGCATCCACTGCAGCCGGCGGGACCGCGCCCGCACCGTTAGCCCCGTGGGAAGACGCGCCTGCCGGATCGGAATCGGTTGCCGGCGAAGCGTCAGCGACATCGAACGAAAGCGCATCGACTACGGCGCACATCGCCGCCATCGCCGGCATCGACGAAGTCAGCAACGAGCAACCCGCATCGCCGCCTACCGCGCCGGCAGCCGCCGCATTCGCGCGCGCGGAAGAGGCGGCGTCGTCGGTTGCGCAGCAGGAGCCGCCAGCACGGCAGACCTCGCCAGTACCGGCAGAAGCCGCGCCACGTCGCGCCGGCGGCGCCAGCGCCGCGCTCGACGTGCTACGCAGCGCGGGCCTGAAAGTGTCCTCGGATCGCGGCCGGTCCGCTGCGGCTGCCGCCGCACCGGCGCCCAAACCCGCCGCGCCGCGCGTCGTCGTGCCTGTGCCGACACCCGGCGCGCCACGCCGCGCGCCGCAGCCGGACGCAGCGTCCGCCGCGCCCGCTGCCCGAACCGCATCGCCGGCGCAGCGCAACAGCGCCGAACCGCAGAACGGCTCGTCGATCCCGCCGTGGGACGACATGCCGCCCGACGACTACATGCCTCTCCCGGCATCGGACGACGGCTACTACGGTCCGCCAGACGACAGCTACATGCCCGTGTTCGACAGCGGTCCGGACGACGTGCGCATGAACGCCGCGCCCGCACCGTCCCCGGCGCCGGTGATCGACAAGCGTCCGCTGCCGCCCGCCGTGCCGCTCGACCCGATCGGCTTCACCGGCGACTGGCCGGCGCTGGCGGTCGATCTGCCGCTCAAGGGCATTTCCTATCAGCTCGCGTTCAACAGCGAGTTGATGGCGCTCGAAGGCAACACACTTAAACTGAACGTGCCGGTGCCGCAATACGCGGAAGCCTCGCAGGTCGCCAAGCTGAAAGCCGCGCTCGCCGAACGACTCGGCCGCACCGTCGATGTGCTGGTCGAAGTCGGCGCCGCGCGCCGCACCGCCGCCGCGCAGGACGCCGCGACGCGCGCGCAACGTCAGCAGGAAGCGGAGCGCGAGATCGGCGCCGATCCGTTCGTGCAATCGCTGATCCGCGAATTCGGCGCGAGCATCGTGCCCGGCTCGATCCGGCCGCTCACGCCGGACGCCGGCCCGGCCGCCGCGCCGCCGGTCCATTGA
- a CDS encoding RHS repeat-associated core domain-containing protein, whose protein sequence is MRVSDSTSALCSGTPSLHVLDNRGRRVRLMQYNRTVSGDPLDELITLSSLSDDLRHSSLWDARLFTLWQGDTAQPPNASTQLSLSGMSLRSDGVDAGWSMELHDVEGRVFWSQDSRGTVTRTEFDVLGRPVAVYEQLEAADERVAERLIYGDSDTSVSAGPEDDNLRGELVRHYDTAGMIAWPRFTLLGAPTGSAQQLLPDAEGQSDWQGDDEGAWQASLATEIYTSATQYDALGAPLVETDARGNQKRFEHDVAGAVCQCYVKLADSDVEHMLLSSVSYSAAGQMLQETAGNGVMTQYVYESQTQRLVGVTTTRPASDARETQLQNLSYQYDPVGNILSISNSAQEIRYFRNQAVAAENTYSYDALYQLLSATGRENISAVRQGPALPEPAIDTANVRNYTRNYTYDRGGNLYQIVHSADNNAYTNTLFVDAGSNRALAQDENGSITQSNIGTYFDARGNVRQMQPGKPLNWNGRNQLQSVVLMDRGGTADANDRDVYQYRGSARVRKQTRTATNVSGNIWQVDEVIYLPGLELHTTSIDENGSVSTSESLQVVTTQIVGRPQVRVLHWEAGQPSDIPNDQIRYSFDNQIGSVMLELDAEANIITQEEYYPYGGTAVLSASSKNEVKYKVIRYSGKEMDGTGLYYYGLRYYSAWTCRWLNPDPAGMRDGSNLYRMAANNPVKYLDPAGDAPITKEEACSYYKYMSEARLELKKMKNALDAANSKTKMGKAVGANAASLAATAGGGTLGAAAGSALGTLIFPGVGTAIGGAVGGLVGKEVAKKLDTKVRRSKPHYSVDEGRRNLEAAKSNAYHALRLGAFEGGGLGKNTAKYAVNAVEKTFLDNALPVNPVDIGVLVADAQAGWTMDSEKIAKLSEFVDEIEGFADDYEGKIYDFLDQLETSSKQENPSIHLPGTIGEYTLGLVKGSHHIPGLGRDTVNEATVFRLRGKLHADIVAVRTRLELSKAKRAKPMP, encoded by the coding sequence ATGCGCGTGTCCGATAGTACTTCGGCTCTTTGCAGCGGTACGCCATCACTTCACGTACTGGATAACCGCGGTCGTCGAGTTCGCTTGATGCAATATAACCGGACGGTGAGTGGCGATCCGTTGGACGAGCTGATCACGCTTTCATCTCTGAGCGACGACCTTCGACATAGCAGCCTTTGGGATGCTCGTCTGTTCACGCTGTGGCAGGGCGATACGGCGCAGCCTCCGAACGCATCGACGCAGTTGTCCCTATCGGGAATGTCTCTGCGCAGCGATGGCGTGGACGCGGGCTGGAGCATGGAACTCCATGACGTTGAAGGTCGCGTTTTCTGGTCGCAGGACAGTAGGGGAACCGTCACTCGCACGGAGTTCGACGTGCTTGGCCGACCCGTCGCGGTGTACGAACAGCTTGAGGCGGCAGACGAGCGCGTTGCGGAACGCCTCATCTACGGCGATAGCGACACTTCGGTGTCCGCGGGGCCAGAGGATGACAACCTGCGCGGCGAACTCGTCCGGCACTATGACACGGCGGGGATGATCGCTTGGCCGCGATTCACGCTATTGGGTGCGCCAACGGGTAGCGCTCAACAACTTCTGCCGGATGCCGAAGGGCAGAGCGATTGGCAGGGTGACGACGAAGGCGCATGGCAGGCGTCGCTGGCGACAGAGATTTATACGAGTGCCACGCAATATGACGCGCTCGGCGCGCCGCTCGTCGAAACAGATGCGCGAGGCAATCAAAAGCGATTCGAACATGACGTAGCTGGGGCAGTTTGCCAATGCTATGTCAAGCTTGCGGACAGTGATGTTGAGCACATGTTGCTGTCCAGTGTCAGCTATAGCGCTGCGGGACAGATGCTTCAGGAGACGGCCGGCAACGGCGTGATGACCCAATATGTTTACGAGTCACAAACCCAACGTCTTGTGGGCGTGACGACAACGCGGCCCGCGAGTGACGCCCGGGAAACCCAGCTGCAAAATCTGTCCTACCAATACGATCCCGTCGGCAATATTCTCTCCATCAGCAATAGTGCTCAGGAGATAAGGTATTTCCGCAATCAGGCGGTAGCCGCAGAAAACACCTACAGTTACGACGCCTTGTACCAGCTTCTGAGCGCGACGGGACGCGAGAATATCTCGGCTGTTCGACAAGGGCCTGCACTTCCGGAACCTGCTATCGATACCGCGAACGTACGCAATTACACGCGCAACTACACGTACGACAGGGGCGGCAACCTGTACCAAATCGTGCACTCGGCAGATAACAACGCCTATACGAACACCTTGTTCGTCGATGCAGGATCGAACCGTGCGCTCGCGCAGGACGAAAACGGCAGCATCACGCAAAGCAACATTGGTACGTATTTCGATGCCAGAGGCAACGTTAGACAGATGCAGCCAGGCAAGCCGCTCAACTGGAACGGGCGCAACCAGTTGCAGTCCGTGGTGCTCATGGATCGCGGCGGTACGGCGGACGCTAACGACCGTGACGTCTATCAATACCGTGGAAGCGCGCGCGTCAGAAAGCAGACGCGCACCGCAACCAACGTCAGCGGCAATATCTGGCAAGTTGACGAGGTGATCTATTTACCTGGGCTGGAACTCCACACGACGAGTATTGATGAGAACGGCAGCGTCAGCACGAGCGAGTCGTTGCAGGTCGTGACGACGCAGATAGTTGGCCGTCCCCAGGTTCGTGTACTGCATTGGGAAGCCGGGCAGCCGTCGGATATTCCGAATGATCAGATAAGGTATAGCTTTGACAATCAGATCGGTTCGGTGATGTTGGAGCTGGATGCGGAGGCTAATATTATTACGCAGGAGGAATATTATCCATACGGCGGGACTGCAGTATTGTCCGCATCAAGCAAAAACGAAGTTAAATATAAAGTGATTAGGTATTCGGGTAAGGAAATGGATGGTACGGGTCTTTATTATTATGGACTTAGATATTATTCGGCGTGGACGTGCCGATGGCTCAATCCCGACCCCGCCGGCATGAGAGATGGGTCGAATTTATACAGAATGGCTGCGAATAATCCAGTTAAATATCTTGATCCAGCCGGCGATGCACCGATAACCAAGGAGGAAGCGTGTAGTTATTATAAATATATGTCCGAAGCCAGGTTGGAGTTGAAAAAAATGAAAAATGCTCTTGATGCAGCGAACTCCAAAACCAAAATGGGAAAAGCAGTAGGTGCGAACGCGGCGTCGCTGGCCGCTACCGCTGGGGGCGGCACGTTGGGCGCTGCCGCGGGTAGCGCACTCGGCACATTGATTTTCCCCGGAGTCGGCACGGCGATAGGGGGGGCAGTAGGTGGATTGGTGGGGAAAGAGGTCGCAAAAAAGCTCGATACGAAAGTTCGGCGATCTAAGCCTCACTACAGCGTGGACGAGGGGCGCAGAAATTTAGAGGCGGCCAAAAGCAACGCTTATCATGCGCTCAGGTTAGGAGCGTTCGAGGGGGGAGGTCTAGGGAAAAACACCGCCAAGTACGCGGTTAACGCTGTCGAAAAAACGTTCCTTGATAACGCTTTACCGGTTAATCCGGTAGACATAGGTGTGCTGGTTGCTGATGCACAAGCGGGCTGGACTATGGACTCCGAAAAAATTGCGAAATTGTCGGAGTTTGTTGACGAGATCGAAGGCTTTGCCGACGACTATGAGGGCAAAATCTACGATTTTCTTGATCAACTTGAAACAAGTAGTAAGCAAGAAAATCCATCGATTCATCTGCCAGGAACAATCGGCGAATATACGTTGGGACTTGTTAAGGGGTCGCATCATATTCCGGGGCTCGGTAGGGATACGGTTAACGAGGCAACAGTGTTTCGTCTTCGGGGTAAGCTGCACGCCGACATAGTCGCAGTGAGGACTCGGTTGGAATTGTCGAAAGCTAAGCGGGCTAAACCAATGCCGTAA